The nucleotide window AAGCGGATTCTCTGTTAGCTTCTAACGACATATGATAAACCTTTAGTGCAAGAATGGAGAGTCTGTCTACTGCCCAAGCGGGAGTTTCCGTATTTATTTTTGCTTCCGGTTTAGGAGTTATATTTTCAAACTTATTAAGGAACCAGCCATCAATATATTCTACCAGATCAGTTCTTTTCTGATTGGAGGCATCTATCGTTCTCTTGAGTTGAAGAGCTTCAGCCGGATCAATATTTTCATCTCTAATTATATCTTCCAAATGCCATTGAACGGTATCAATCCAGTTCTTTGCATACAAAATCCGTTCCAAACTATCTTTTTCGAACGGGTTATTAATTAGAGTGTTAACGTCATCAGACACGTGATAGTCTTCAATAGCTTGATTGAAGACTTTCCATGCAGTCTCAGTAAATTTCATTAATTCTAAGGAATTTTAGTTGCTTGAAGAATTGTTATTGTTGGAAGCCGATTTATTCTCAGAACCTGGTTTGTCTTCTTCTTTTACTGCATCTTTAAATTCCTTGATTCCTGAACCTACTCCTCTCATTAATTCCGGAATTTTCTTTCCTCCGAAAAGCAATACCAAAATGATTGCAACGATAAGGATATGCTGCCAAGATAAGGCAAGTATTGTTAATGTATTCATCTCTTAAAATTTCTACAAAGGTACACTTTTTTTAATATGAAATCCAACCTAACGGATCAACTGGTGTACTTCCGTTCCATACTTGGAAATCAAGGGTATAGGCGCCATCAAAATCCTGAGCTATTGTTCCTACAGGAGTTCCTGAGGAAACCTGCTGTCCTTTGGAAACACTTACATTTCCTAAGTTGGAATAAATGGTAAAATAGCTTCCGTGTTTGATAATGACAGTCTTTGTTCCGTCATTGTTTGCCAGTACCGAAGATACTGATCCCGGGAACACTGATTTTGCACGTGTACCTGATGGGACGGAAATTTTAATCCCGTTATTTTCTTCAGTAATATTTTTGAAAACCGGGTGCGGCTGTCTTCCGAAACGGTGGGTGATTTGTCCGGCTCTGTCTGCAGGATAACCAAGTCTCCCTCTGTTGTCTGCAAAACTGCTTCCCGTTGCAGTAGAAACTCCGTAGCTTGTCATCGCTTTTGTTTCAGCTGCCTTTTTCTCGTCTTCTTTTCTCTTGGTAAGTGCTGCTTCTGCTGCTCTTGCTGCTGCCAGTTTATCTGCAGCTTCTTTGGCTTTTGCATTAGCTTCATCCGAAGCTTTTTTAGCAGCTACTCTTCTTGCTTCATCTCTTGCATTAGCTTCTGCTTTCGCGGCCTCTTCATTACGTTTTCTTTCTTCTTCTGCTCTTTTTGCGGCAAGATCTGCAGCTCTTTTGGCTTCTGCTTCTGCAAGTCTTCTTTCTCTTTCCAGGGCTTCTGCTCTTGCTTTAGCCTCTGCTTCAATTCTTGCTTTCTCTCTTTCAGCAGCTAATTTTGCCAAACGTATTTTTTCGGCTTCTGCTTTCTTTCTGGCTTCTTCTTCAGCCTTTGCGATTCTGATCTCTTCAGCAATAATAGCCCTGATCTGTCCTTCTAATGCTTTAGACTGAACCTGTTTTTGCTTAAGTTCTGCAGTCAGTTTGGATTCATTTTTCTTGAATTCTGCGACTAACTGTTCTTTTTGAGCTCTTTCAGCATTAATGGTTGCCAGCTCTTTCTGCTGGTTGATCAAAAGGGTCTCTTTTGCTTTTATAGAATTTTGTTTTTGTGCGATGGTTTTTTTGATGAGATTAGCTGCGTTGGTGATTTCAGCAGCTTTTTTATCCTGATAATCTGAATACTGTTTCAGATACTGTACTCTTCGTATAGCTTCTCCAAGATTTTTAGCAGAAAGGATAAACGTTACTTTATTCTGTACTCCTTTGTTTTTGTAAGCATTCACTAAAACCTCAGCATAGTTTTTTCTTAAAACAGCCAGCTCTTTATTCTGACGGTTGATTTCCAGCTGACGTAAATAAATGTCGTCCTCAATGAATCTTTTTTCTTTCTGGGTATTATTATAAACCTTTTCTCTTAAAACCAGTTTTTGATTAACACTGGAAAGATAGGCGATAGAAAGTTTAGATTCACTTCTGGTTTTGGCTAAATCGTTATTTATCTGGGCAATTTGTTTTTTAAGTTCGGCATTCTGCTTCTGCAGTTGTTCTTTGTTCTGCTGTCCATGGTGAAGTCCAAACATCAAAACACCTATTAAAAAGCTAAATTTTTTAATCATTTAATCTCAATTTTCTTATAACTGGATGGTACAGAATAAGGTGTTTCCATCCTCGAAAAGTCAAATTTCGTATTTTCCAGTAAAATCTGACTAGATTTTGAGCCTTTTATAATTATTTTAACATTTTTCGGAAGGCGGATTCCTGCGTATTCATTCCAGTCACTGTAAGAAACATCCAGCTCATCTGAAGAGAGAATATCTTTTAAGTTGACATTCAGCAAATCATAGTTGGTATCATATTGGAGAGCTACTTTATACTCTCTGTTTTTTTCATCCGTTACAATTTTCTGATTGGTATTGGAAACCATTTTAAAACCCTGTGCATTTTGGGTAAGGTCAAACTGTCTGTCATTGATTTTTACAAAAGTTCTTCCCAGTAAAATTTTTTCCAGTGATTTGTAATCAATGAAGTTAACATTCAGTAAATTATTAAGATAATCAAAATCCGAATCTATATAGGTTTTATTGATTTTATCCTGTCCTTTTATTCCCTCTGGAGTTGCAATACCTCTTGCAGCATTGATGAACAAAGCTCTGAGATTCATCCACACCTTTTTATCATTTTCAATATAGATAGTTGCATCCAGCGTAGGAACATAGCTTCCTGTTTCTACTCTTACTTTACTGTCTATTTTAATTTGTTCAAATTTTGGCGGGATCAGTACATGTTCATAAAAAGTGAGCTTGTCTCTCACTGGTTCATTGGCATCCTTTGGATTTCCATAATCTTTATCTTTTGTAGCGTTAATACTGTCCTGTGTATGATTTGTATCATTTTGAGCAGCATTACGGGTCTTACAGGATGATAAGGCTAGAAGTAACAAAAGTAAAGGGATCCAGTTTTTCATGTATTTATCTTTAATTAAAAATACGTTGCAATATTAACGCCAAACCACACAAAATGTTTTGTGTGGCCTGATCATAGATTGTTTAAGTTAAATATTTTCTTTCCTATTTAGATAAAAAATCTAAAACGGAATAATCACCTAATGAAATTTCTCTGGCAACTCCGAAATACTGTGCAGAATTACCGATCATAGAGTTGGACAGGTTTCCATGATTGATTCTTGTATTTTCCTGAATCAGCGAGTTTTCAATATTGGAATTGACAACAGTAGTATTGTTTCCTAAAGAAACGCCAGGTCCCACTTTTGAATTGGAAATTTTTACATTTTCTCCAATAAAGCAAGGCTGAATGATCAAAGAATTTTCAATCACAGCAGAAGCAGGATAATGAGTCATTGCTTCTCTTTCATATTCAAGGATTTTGCTGTTGGTCTCTACCGTAGCATTTTTGTTACCGCAATCCATCCAGTCGTTTACTTTTCCTAGAGTAAACTTAGCGCCTTTGGATCTAAGGTTCTCAAGTGCTGTAGTCAATTGATATTCACCACCGTTTTTAATATCATTATCCATGATATAATTGATCTCATCCATCAGTTTTTCTGCACTGTTGAAATAATAGATACCGATGATGGCAAGATCTGAAACAAAAGTCTGAGGCTTTTCAACAAAGTCGGTAATGAAACCGTAATTATCCAGTTTTACTACTCCGAAAGCAGATGGATCTTCAACACTTTTCACCCAGATTACACCGTCAGAATTTTTGTCCAGCTGGAAATCTGCACGGAAAAGAGTATCTGCAAAAGCAATAACGACATCTCCCTGCATAGACTGCTCAGCACATTTAATAGCGTGAGCGGTTCCCAGAGGATCGTTCTGATAATAAATACTCCCCTTTGCTCCCAGCTTTTCAGCAATCTGAATAAGGGATCTTTCGATCTCAGGACCAAAATCTCCGATGATAAAAGCTACCTCTTCAATATTTTCTCCTGCAACTTTAGCAATATCTTCCACCAATCTCTGTACGATGGGTTTTCCTGCAATAGGAATAAGGGGTTTTGGAACTGTCAGTGTATGTGGACGTAATCTGGAACCACGTCCAGCCATAGGGACAATAATTTTCATAAATTATATGTATAAAAGATGTTTTATTAGTTGTTATTTATATTAAGGCTAAAGATAATAATTAAAACATTTGATGTGGTATAATTTATATCTTTTTAAATATTTGTTTAAATTAACAATAGGTTTGTTTACAAGCAAAATAAAGACCAAAGTTTAATTCTTTCTGATTCTTGATAAAATCAGGTTTTTCTCAGAATAAATCAAAATTCCGGTGAAGATCAGAAACAGCAGATTACTTGTCAGAAGATTATAGTTGAGATACTTTACAATGATAAAGCTAAAAACTCCGAGCAGTATCAGAAAGAAAGACATTTTCTTCATTCTGTAAGGAATAGGATAGTACTTCTGTCCCAGCAGATAAGAAACAATCATCATAATCACATACGCTCCAAATGTTGCCCATGCAGAGCCAATCATACTGTGATAGTAATTCAGCGCTACCAGATTGAGAACGATATTAATTCCTGCTCCAAGCCATGAAATAACCGTTCCCATACTGGTTCTGTCCGTTACTTTATACCAGGTTGAAAAGTTATAGTATATTCCGAAGCAAAGGTTGGCAATAACGATAATCGGGATGATGTCTATAGCAATCCAATAGGATTTATTAGGAATAAAAACGGCTTTCAGCCAGGATATATTGGCAATAATCCCTAAAGCAACAGCACATGCAAAAAAGGCAAAGTATTCAGCTACGTTGGCATAAGTCTTTTTAGCATCACCTTTATCCATTTGCTTAAAAAAGAAAGGTTCAATACCCATTCGGTAAGCGGTAACAAATAATGTCATCAGTACGGCCAGTTTATAGCAGCCTCCGTAAGCGCCGGCTTCTTCATCTGAAATATGATTCCTCTGGATAGACTTGTCAAAGTTTTCATTTACCATGAAGGCAAGACCTGCCAGCATAAGAGGGAAGGAGTATTTGATCATGCGCCCGAATAGAGAAGTCACAAACTGGAACCTTACCTTTAATATAATAGGGAACAATAATAAAAAACCAAGTGCACTTCCTGCGAGATTACTGAAGAAAGGATAATCTACATTTTGATCCAGTCCTATACTTTTTGATATATTTTCCGGGATCCAGAAAAATAATGCGGCGGTAAAAACGGCCTGAAATGTAGACTGAACAATTCTTACTGCAGAGTATTTGATAGGTTTATTATGAAAACGCAGCCACGCAAAAGGGATGACCAGTAAATTGTCAAAAAAGGCAATCAGCGCAAACCATCTGATGTATTCAGGATTGTCATGGTATCCTGCATAATCTGCAATGGGCTGGTTGAATAAATAACACAATGCCAGAAAAATAGTGGAAGTTGAAAATAAAAACCAGAACGAGGTATTGAAAGTCTTTTTTTCGTTATCCTCTTCCGCTGAAAACCTGAAATACGCTGTTTCAAAACCAAAAGAAAGGATAATGTTAACAAATGAGATCCATGCATACAGCTGCGTAAAAATCGCAAAACCTTCATTGGGAATCTTATAGATCAAAAGCGGATTAAGGATGAACAGGATAATCCTTGGCGCTATTGCTCCCACTCCGTAGATGATTGTCTGTCCTAATAGTTTCTTATACAAAGTCGAAATTTTTTTGCAAATGTAAAACTTTAAGCATTCGTTTTGCGATTTTGGAGTGAATTAAAACTTAAAATCTTAATTTTACAGGGAAATAAATTGAAATGAAAGTTCTTATAAAAAACGTAAATATCGTTAACGAGGGAAAAATTTTTGAAAGTGATATCTTAATAGAAAATGATTTAATCTCTAAAATAGGAGTTGGTATTTCTGAAGAAGCAGATCAGATCATTGACGGTTCAGGTAAATATCTTATTCCCGGAGTTATTGATGATCAGGTACATTTCCGTGAACCCGGACTTACTCATAAAGGAGATATTGAAAGTGAATCACGCGCTGCCATCGCGGGTGGGGTAACGAGTTTTATCGATCAGCCGAATACAGTTCCCAATGCTGTTACTCAGGAGTTATTAGCAGACAAATATGAGATTGCTTCTCAAAAAGCGTATGCCAACTATGGTTTTATGATGGGAGGAACAAATGATAATCTGGAGGAAGTTTTGAAGACAAACCCTAGAAATGTTCCGGGAATCAAATTATTTTTAGGTTCATCTACAGGAAATATGCTCGTTGATAATCCGGAAACGCTGGAAAATATTTTTAGTAATACCAAAATGCTGATTGCTGTTCACTGTGAAGATGAAGCTACCATCAGAGCCAATACCCAAAAATATATGGATGAATATGGGGATGATATTCCTGTAAAATTCCATCACCTGATCAGAAGCGAGGAAGCATGCTATAAATCTTCATCCAAAGCTATTGAACTTGCGAAAAAAACAGGGGCGAGACTTCACGTTTTTCATCTTTCGACAGCAAAAGAAATGGAACTTTTCCGAAATGATATTCCTTTGAAAGATAAAAAGATCACTGCTGAGGTATGTGTGCACCACCTGACTTTTACCAACGAGGATTACGAAAAAAAAGGAGGACTTATCAAATGGAATCCGGCTGTAAAAACTCAAAAAGATAAAGATGCACTTTGGGAAGCATTACTGGATGACAGAATTGATGTTATCGCTACGGACCACGCTCCGCATACGGCAGAGGAAAAAAATAATGTGTATACTAAATGTCCATCAGGGGCACCTTTGGTACAGCATTCATTGGTGGTGATGCTTGAAAACTATAAGAACGGTAAAATATCCCTTGAGAAAATTGTTGAAAAGATGGCTCATAATCCTGCGATTCTTTTTAAAATTGAAAAAAGAGGTTTTGTAAGGGAAGGTTATAAAGCAGATCTTGTTTTGGTAGATTTAAATCAGGACTGGACGGTTTCAAAAGACAATTTACTGTACAAATGCGGCTGGAGTCCATTAGAAGGAACAAATTTTCATTCGAAAGTTACCCATACTTTTGTCAATGGACATCTGGTGTATGATAATGGTAAAATTGCAGAAGATAAATTCGGAGAGAGGTTGCTTTTTGAAGCGAGGGATTAATAGGGTAAAAAGGCAAAAAAGCGAAATGGTAAAATCGCAAAAACTCTCTTCATACAAAATAGAAACTATAATGATTAATAAGAGCGGGCTAAAGCCCGCTCACTTTATATTTAACCTTCCATTGGCTTTAGCCAAAACCTATTTTAATTAAAAGACTGTGAATGTTAAAATCCCGGCTCATAAGCAATCTCGCTGATCGACAGTTTCGCCGTAGAGCGTTTTTCTTTTGCTTTCTCGCCTTTTTACTTTTTTGCCTTACCTCCCATATAAAACGTAAGTTTCCCACCATTCATAATTTCAGAATGCTTCAGTGTAAAATTCTTTATTTCTTTTCCATTCAAAAGAACTTTCTGAACATACACATTTTCCGGACTTTGATTAATCGCTTCAATTTCAAAAGTTTTTCCGTTTTCCAGATTCAGTACAGCATGATCAATGGCAGGGCTTCCGATAGAATAGTTTTCTGATCCCGGAGCAACAGGATAAAAGCCTAATGAACTTAAAATATACCAGGCGCTCATTTGTCCGGCATCATCATTTCCGCCCAGGCCATCCGGTGTTGCTTTGTACTGCATTTCCAGAATACGGCGGATCTGTGCCTGTGCTTTCCATGGTTGTCCGGCCCAGTTATAAAAATACGCAACATGGTGAGCCGGTTCATTTCCGTGAACATATCCACCAATAATTCCTTCACGGGTAATATCTTCAGTATCTGCAAAGAATTCATCAGGTAAATGCATGGTAAACAGTTCATCCAGTTTGGACGCAAATTTTTTCTTTCCGCCCATCATCGTAATCAGCTCATCCGGATTTTGCGGAACAAAGAAACTGTAGTTCCAGGAATTTCCTTCAATAAAGCCTTGCCCATGGGTACTTAAGACATCAAAATCTTTCTTAAAACTTCCGTCTGCCAGACGTGGGCGCATAAAGCCGATGGTTTTGTCAAAATTATTTTTCCAGTTTTCAGACCGTTTTATAAACTGATTGTAGATTTCTGTTTTGTTTAAATGCTTTGCCAGCTGAGCAATTGCCCAGTCATCATAGGCATATTCTAATGTATTGGAAACAGAAGTTCCGTTTTTCTCGGCCGGAATATATCCGAGATCAATATACTGCCCGATACCCTCGTAATTTCTTTTGTTAGCTGTTTCTATGCAGGCTTTTAAGGCTTCTTCAGGATCACCGTCATAATTTCCTTTAATAATAGCGTCAGCCACTACACTTACACTGTGGTAGCCGCTCATACACCAGTTATCATTCGCATAATGTGACCATATTGGCAGCATTTTCATTGAAAATTGATTATAATGAGCCATCATGGATTTTACCATATCGCCATTTCTTTTAGGCTGGATGATATTAAAGAAAGGATGAAGTGTACGGTATGTATCCCACAGAGAAAAGGTTGTATAGTTGGTAAAGCCATCTGCTTTATGAACATTCTGATCCAGTCCTTTATATTCACCATTGACATCCATATAAGTCGTAGGATTAATAAAGGTATGATACATGGCTGTATAAAAATTTGTCTTTTCTGTATCAGAACCTTTGATGAGAATTTTATTTAATTCCTTATTCCAATTTTCCTGGGCTTGAGCTTTAGCCTGATCAAAGGTAATATTG belongs to Chryseobacterium gleum and includes:
- a CDS encoding peptidoglycan DD-metalloendopeptidase family protein; this translates as MIKKFSFLIGVLMFGLHHGQQNKEQLQKQNAELKKQIAQINNDLAKTRSESKLSIAYLSSVNQKLVLREKVYNNTQKEKRFIEDDIYLRQLEINRQNKELAVLRKNYAEVLVNAYKNKGVQNKVTFILSAKNLGEAIRRVQYLKQYSDYQDKKAAEITNAANLIKKTIAQKQNSIKAKETLLINQQKELATINAERAQKEQLVAEFKKNESKLTAELKQKQVQSKALEGQIRAIIAEEIRIAKAEEEARKKAEAEKIRLAKLAAEREKARIEAEAKARAEALERERRLAEAEAKRAADLAAKRAEEERKRNEEAAKAEANARDEARRVAAKKASDEANAKAKEAADKLAAARAAEAALTKRKEDEKKAAETKAMTSYGVSTATGSSFADNRGRLGYPADRAGQITHRFGRQPHPVFKNITEENNGIKISVPSGTRAKSVFPGSVSSVLANNDGTKTVIIKHGSYFTIYSNLGNVSVSKGQQVSSGTPVGTIAQDFDGAYTLDFQVWNGSTPVDPLGWISY
- a CDS encoding DUF4254 domain-containing protein; protein product: MKFTETAWKVFNQAIEDYHVSDDVNTLINNPFEKDSLERILYAKNWIDTVQWHLEDIIRDENIDPAEALQLKRTIDASNQKRTDLVEYIDGWFLNKFENITPKPEAKINTETPAWAVDRLSILALKVYHMSLEANRESASEEHRNNCQAKLDVLLTQKEDLSTSIDQLLADIENGNVKMKVYKQMKMYNDESLNPILYQKGQQK
- a CDS encoding sugar phosphate nucleotidyltransferase; its protein translation is MKIIVPMAGRGSRLRPHTLTVPKPLIPIAGKPIVQRLVEDIAKVAGENIEEVAFIIGDFGPEIERSLIQIAEKLGAKGSIYYQNDPLGTAHAIKCAEQSMQGDVVIAFADTLFRADFQLDKNSDGVIWVKSVEDPSAFGVVKLDNYGFITDFVEKPQTFVSDLAIIGIYYFNSAEKLMDEINYIMDNDIKNGGEYQLTTALENLRSKGAKFTLGKVNDWMDCGNKNATVETNSKILEYEREAMTHYPASAVIENSLIIQPCFIGENVKISNSKVGPGVSLGNNTTVVNSNIENSLIQENTRINHGNLSNSMIGNSAQYFGVAREISLGDYSVLDFLSK
- a CDS encoding dihydroorotase; translation: MKVLIKNVNIVNEGKIFESDILIENDLISKIGVGISEEADQIIDGSGKYLIPGVIDDQVHFREPGLTHKGDIESESRAAIAGGVTSFIDQPNTVPNAVTQELLADKYEIASQKAYANYGFMMGGTNDNLEEVLKTNPRNVPGIKLFLGSSTGNMLVDNPETLENIFSNTKMLIAVHCEDEATIRANTQKYMDEYGDDIPVKFHHLIRSEEACYKSSSKAIELAKKTGARLHVFHLSTAKEMELFRNDIPLKDKKITAEVCVHHLTFTNEDYEKKGGLIKWNPAVKTQKDKDALWEALLDDRIDVIATDHAPHTAEEKNNVYTKCPSGAPLVQHSLVVMLENYKNGKISLEKIVEKMAHNPAILFKIEKRGFVREGYKADLVLVDLNQDWTVSKDNLLYKCGWSPLEGTNFHSKVTHTFVNGHLVYDNGKIAEDKFGERLLFEARD
- a CDS encoding Sec-independent protein translocase subunit TatA/TatB translates to MNTLTILALSWQHILIVAIILVLLFGGKKIPELMRGVGSGIKEFKDAVKEEDKPGSENKSASNNNNSSSN
- a CDS encoding GH92 family glycosyl hydrolase, which gives rise to MKNHKYTVFLFLLFLSVHFKAQKFEKLIRYVNPLIGTEKMGHTYPGATVPFGAVQLSPETDTISYELNGKYNGEVYKYCAGYRYEDKTIVGFSSTHFSGTGHSDLGDFLVMPTVGKLQLNPGTASHPENGYRSRFSHQNETAEAGYYKVKLDDHNILAELTATPRVGIHRYTFPKSDQAHIILDLMAGIYNYDGKNVWTYVRVENGNTITGYRQTNGWARTRTVYFAMKFSKPFKSYGQQNYDEKQVYKGFWRKFDQNKNFPEIAGKNLKMYFDFDTNENEAIEIKLAISPVSQTNALENMDKEAGNITFDQAKAQAQENWNKELNKILIKGSDTEKTNFYTAMYHTFINPTTYMDVNGEYKGLDQNVHKADGFTNYTTFSLWDTYRTLHPFFNIIQPKRNGDMVKSMMAHYNQFSMKMLPIWSHYANDNWCMSGYHSVSVVADAIIKGNYDGDPEEALKACIETANKRNYEGIGQYIDLGYIPAEKNGTSVSNTLEYAYDDWAIAQLAKHLNKTEIYNQFIKRSENWKNNFDKTIGFMRPRLADGSFKKDFDVLSTHGQGFIEGNSWNYSFFVPQNPDELITMMGGKKKFASKLDELFTMHLPDEFFADTEDITREGIIGGYVHGNEPAHHVAYFYNWAGQPWKAQAQIRRILEMQYKATPDGLGGNDDAGQMSAWYILSSLGFYPVAPGSENYSIGSPAIDHAVLNLENGKTFEIEAINQSPENVYVQKVLLNGKEIKNFTLKHSEIMNGGKLTFYMGGKAKK
- a CDS encoding oligosaccharide flippase family protein — translated: MYKKLLGQTIIYGVGAIAPRIILFILNPLLIYKIPNEGFAIFTQLYAWISFVNIILSFGFETAYFRFSAEEDNEKKTFNTSFWFLFSTSTIFLALCYLFNQPIADYAGYHDNPEYIRWFALIAFFDNLLVIPFAWLRFHNKPIKYSAVRIVQSTFQAVFTAALFFWIPENISKSIGLDQNVDYPFFSNLAGSALGFLLLFPIILKVRFQFVTSLFGRMIKYSFPLMLAGLAFMVNENFDKSIQRNHISDEEAGAYGGCYKLAVLMTLFVTAYRMGIEPFFFKQMDKGDAKKTYANVAEYFAFFACAVALGIIANISWLKAVFIPNKSYWIAIDIIPIIVIANLCFGIYYNFSTWYKVTDRTSMGTVISWLGAGINIVLNLVALNYYHSMIGSAWATFGAYVIMMIVSYLLGQKYYPIPYRMKKMSFFLILLGVFSFIIVKYLNYNLLTSNLLFLIFTGILIYSEKNLILSRIRKN
- a CDS encoding DUF4292 domain-containing protein — its product is MKNWIPLLLLLLALSSCKTRNAAQNDTNHTQDSINATKDKDYGNPKDANEPVRDKLTFYEHVLIPPKFEQIKIDSKVRVETGSYVPTLDATIYIENDKKVWMNLRALFINAARGIATPEGIKGQDKINKTYIDSDFDYLNNLLNVNFIDYKSLEKILLGRTFVKINDRQFDLTQNAQGFKMVSNTNQKIVTDEKNREYKVALQYDTNYDLLNVNLKDILSSDELDVSYSDWNEYAGIRLPKNVKIIIKGSKSSQILLENTKFDFSRMETPYSVPSSYKKIEIK